A single Staphylococcus muscae DNA region contains:
- a CDS encoding BglG family transcription antiterminator → MLSNRQRQIVAYLSSRHAFVTIAELANKFRVSERTIQYDLTYIETYQEEYHLEVMRNKSLGIKINDQAAVQSSENDALLVHYSKEERRDYILLKLFESVQPVSSNTLAEMLHVSRRTVVEDLKSVQSELSDYSLTLEYIRNKGFVIEGSEKALREAYAKVVQAYFTHATPQLGIAPFSQKELEQIRQIVVSSLRSQQLQLVQEAIDGLIFHIVIAIHRARDQFHFDIPDSEYRRLQSTDAFQLALVITQQLESLFNVTFPKTEAAFITLHLLGAKGTHFDAASDGDALGQVIQKFVQQVSAQMGVSFDRDHKLCTSLLTHLQPAMHRMRFGMTHTNPLKEEILHDYQELVAVIQQQVQILEETYDVIFSEDELAYLALHFASSMERVDNTKASRIKVVLLCGSGVGTSQLLKSRIKRIYPELEILDAFSIYDISESFLQSQSIDYIISTVPVDTFSVPAINVSPFLNKDDRAKINQMINAYREATVAHDQLSGPVLKAVLPPKHIVTAQHAEDWTAAIYQSVDVLVTSGHVDEQYAQEILAQLDRFGPYMVISPHIALVHAHFEHVRVPVSMAIVHFQEGVAFDHERFDPVKVVIVLATSNAQVHLNALGQLSQLIMNEDDRQHMLEGHKTAMIESIERISREGNL, encoded by the coding sequence TTGTTGAGTAATCGTCAAAGACAAATTGTAGCTTATCTTTCATCACGTCATGCATTCGTGACGATCGCAGAACTTGCCAACAAATTCCGTGTGTCAGAACGTACGATTCAATATGATCTAACGTATATCGAAACATATCAGGAAGAGTACCATTTGGAAGTGATGCGCAATAAAAGTTTAGGAATCAAAATCAATGATCAAGCAGCTGTTCAAAGTTCAGAGAATGATGCTTTGCTCGTTCATTATTCCAAAGAAGAACGTAGAGACTACATTCTCTTAAAGCTTTTTGAATCTGTACAACCTGTGAGCTCTAATACGCTAGCTGAAATGCTACACGTATCAAGACGTACGGTTGTTGAAGATTTGAAGAGTGTACAAAGTGAATTGTCGGATTACAGTTTAACGTTAGAATATATTCGCAATAAAGGTTTTGTGATCGAGGGCAGTGAAAAGGCTTTAAGAGAAGCTTATGCAAAAGTGGTACAAGCGTACTTTACTCATGCAACCCCACAGTTAGGAATTGCCCCTTTCTCACAAAAAGAATTGGAGCAAATCAGGCAGATTGTCGTATCGTCATTGCGCAGTCAGCAATTACAGCTCGTACAAGAAGCAATCGACGGATTAATCTTTCATATTGTCATTGCGATACATCGTGCACGTGATCAGTTCCATTTTGACATACCTGATTCGGAATATAGACGTTTACAAAGTACAGATGCATTCCAACTCGCACTTGTTATTACGCAACAACTCGAATCGTTATTCAACGTGACATTCCCGAAAACAGAAGCAGCATTTATTACGTTGCATCTACTAGGTGCAAAAGGGACACATTTTGATGCGGCGTCAGATGGCGATGCGTTAGGACAGGTCATTCAAAAGTTCGTGCAACAAGTGAGTGCGCAGATGGGCGTTTCGTTCGATCGAGACCATAAGTTGTGCACGAGTTTGTTGACACACCTCCAACCAGCGATGCATCGTATGCGCTTTGGTATGACGCACACGAACCCATTGAAAGAAGAGATTCTACATGATTATCAAGAGTTGGTTGCAGTGATTCAGCAACAAGTTCAAATTTTAGAAGAGACATACGATGTCATATTTAGTGAAGATGAATTGGCGTATTTGGCACTTCATTTTGCGTCTTCTATGGAACGTGTGGATAATACAAAGGCATCTCGAATTAAAGTTGTTTTACTCTGCGGTTCAGGTGTTGGGACATCGCAACTGTTGAAAAGTCGCATTAAGAGAATTTATCCAGAATTAGAAATTTTAGATGCTTTTTCAATCTATGATATTTCAGAAAGCTTTTTACAGTCACAAAGTATTGATTATATTATTTCGACTGTACCAGTTGATACATTCTCAGTTCCTGCAATCAATGTATCACCATTCTTGAATAAAGATGATCGAGCAAAAATCAACCAAATGATCAATGCGTATCGAGAGGCAACCGTGGCACATGATCAACTTTCAGGGCCAGTGCTCAAAGCTGTTTTACCACCTAAGCATATTGTAACAGCACAACATGCGGAAGATTGGACAGCAGCCATTTATCAAAGTGTTGATGTACTCGTTACATCAGGACATGTTGATGAACAATATGCACAGGAGATACTTGCGCAATTGGATCGCTTTGGTCCTTATATGGTAATCAGTCCCCACATTGCATTGGTGCACGCACATTTCGAACATGTACGCGTACCAGTCAGTATGGCGATTGTACATTTTCAAGAAGGTGTGGCATTTGATCATGAACGCTTTGACCCTGTAAAAGTTGTCATTGTATTGGCAACGAGTAATGCACAAGTCCATCTGAATGCATTAGGACAGTTAAGTCAGCTGATTATGAATGAAGATGACAGACAGCATATGTTGGAAGGTCATAAAACAGCCATGATTGAAAGTATCGAAAGAATAAGTCGGGAGGGAAATTTATAA
- the aryK gene encoding transcriptional regulator AryK, producing MKNFYTIELNHQSNEQMKVNEGLKIFLVLRGTVQIFKHQQTQSYQAGELFLINHHETYRCSASEETLYIAIQLHAHYLQQYIPDISHKYFVLKKETLQEVIYEQMINAVADIGIVHIRQGTFHRLYIEQKLMDLMFILGRYLSTEQSLPHQEKTQDQRLEVVRTYIETHYAEPITLTAVADIVGLSPTYLSKLFTRQMGTGFNHYVNHIRLEHCKTDLINTNDPITHIAYKHGFTSSNMLLKYFKQDTQLTPTEYRHRYQQGTLQQTTQTHQKISHQTYLYYLSQFINSNIGTVMQSPDAQKVLNITFDEQDTQLSHYNHVIQIGNLDTLLVQRFRKQLVEIKNVLGLCHVLTKDPIQTHRLISENIESDETIPNIHPYMKIDECLNFLLQHDIGLGMEIHPPQSQVNLKQYVAKLTYLLEHMYNIVPDTKQLRLIVYLDCLNPTIFEKMTSLFKYYFANTTIVLNVNINHPEEANLATSLLTQIDAIAFYANQNDIIDFTSIEQNQYDQAKKHITLQLKKLIDWLTLNNETLLPFTLLNWNTLTGDTNLTNGEYFRAGIIFEQLIEMNQHIDTIGYWLNYEIHQQYNHTGAATQLSGIDLYHQFDGKRPAFFASMFFKKLFTHTLYRNDHCIVLGSPHHFQVVIWDAEHYNPYFTLDTHSSIHSHKEYQLNMDDVISGKYKIKHHILDKNHGALYKVWQQYNTQYGMDEETISYVNRISYPKLEISEVKVQQGLTYHLKLLTNALHVIEFKKYIDS from the coding sequence ATGAAAAATTTCTATACCATTGAACTCAATCATCAGAGTAACGAACAAATGAAAGTTAACGAAGGATTAAAGATTTTTTTAGTACTAAGAGGGACGGTACAAATATTTAAACACCAGCAAACACAATCCTATCAAGCTGGAGAATTATTTTTGATTAATCATCACGAAACTTATCGTTGTTCAGCCAGTGAAGAGACACTTTACATCGCAATTCAGTTACACGCTCACTACTTGCAGCAGTATATCCCTGATATCTCCCATAAATATTTCGTTCTAAAGAAAGAGACATTGCAAGAAGTCATTTACGAACAAATGATCAATGCAGTTGCCGATATCGGTATTGTGCACATTCGACAAGGGACATTTCATCGACTATATATCGAACAAAAACTCATGGACTTAATGTTTATTTTAGGACGCTACTTATCAACTGAACAATCGCTTCCTCACCAAGAAAAGACACAAGATCAACGGCTTGAAGTCGTACGTACGTATATCGAAACACATTATGCAGAACCAATTACGTTGACAGCTGTTGCTGACATTGTCGGCTTAAGTCCCACGTATTTGTCAAAGTTATTCACAAGACAAATGGGCACTGGTTTTAATCATTATGTGAACCATATCCGTTTGGAACACTGTAAGACTGACTTGATCAATACAAACGATCCAATCACTCATATTGCTTATAAACACGGTTTTACGAGTTCTAATATGCTCTTGAAATATTTCAAACAAGACACGCAACTAACACCTACTGAATATCGGCATCGTTACCAGCAAGGCACCCTTCAACAAACAACTCAAACGCATCAAAAGATTTCACATCAAACGTACTTGTACTACTTATCACAATTTATCAATTCAAATATAGGCACTGTCATGCAATCACCTGATGCGCAAAAAGTACTTAATATAACCTTCGATGAACAGGACACACAACTTTCTCATTACAATCACGTTATACAAATCGGCAACTTAGATACGTTACTCGTCCAAAGATTTAGGAAACAGCTCGTAGAAATCAAAAATGTACTCGGATTATGTCATGTTCTCACTAAAGACCCGATACAAACACATCGACTCATTAGCGAAAACATCGAAAGTGATGAAACCATACCGAATATACATCCTTATATGAAAATCGATGAATGTCTTAATTTTTTATTACAGCATGATATCGGATTGGGGATGGAAATTCATCCACCACAGTCTCAAGTGAATTTGAAACAATATGTTGCGAAGCTCACGTATTTATTGGAGCATATGTACAACATTGTTCCAGATACCAAACAGCTTCGGCTCATCGTTTATCTTGACTGTCTCAATCCAACAATATTTGAAAAAATGACATCACTTTTCAAATATTACTTTGCGAATACGACCATTGTATTAAACGTCAATATCAATCACCCAGAAGAAGCAAACCTTGCAACATCACTTTTAACGCAAATTGATGCAATTGCTTTTTATGCAAATCAAAATGACATTATTGATTTTACATCGATAGAACAAAATCAATACGATCAAGCTAAAAAACATATCACTTTACAACTTAAAAAACTGATTGATTGGCTTACATTAAATAATGAGACGCTACTTCCTTTTACGCTACTGAATTGGAATACACTAACAGGCGATACAAACTTAACGAATGGGGAATACTTTAGAGCAGGTATTATTTTTGAACAGTTGATTGAGATGAATCAACACATCGATACAATTGGTTACTGGTTGAACTATGAAATCCATCAACAATACAATCATACAGGTGCTGCAACACAGCTGAGTGGTATTGATTTATATCATCAGTTTGATGGGAAGCGTCCGGCTTTCTTCGCAAGTATGTTCTTTAAAAAATTATTCACGCACACGTTATATCGCAATGACCACTGTATCGTGTTAGGTAGTCCACATCATTTTCAAGTTGTCATTTGGGATGCGGAACATTACAACCCGTACTTCACATTAGATACGCATTCAAGTATTCATAGTCATAAAGAATACCAGCTCAACATGGATGACGTCATTTCAGGAAAATATAAAATTAAGCATCACATTCTTGATAAAAATCACGGTGCATTATATAAAGTGTGGCAACAGTATAATACTCAGTACGGAATGGATGAGGAGACCATTTCTTATGTAAATCGGATATCTTATCCTAAACTAGAAATTAGTGAAGTAAAAGTCCAACAAGGTCTCACTTATCACCTTAAATTACTAACAAATGCCCTACATGTGATCGAATTCAAGAAATATATTGATTCATAA
- a CDS encoding MFS transporter, whose protein sequence is MVQQENTQPYKGDNKLILGIVLGVITFWLFAQSLLNVVPTLQNTFDSNIGTISTAVSITALFSGMFVVGAGSFADKFGRVKTTYIGLWLSIIGSLLIILSNLPALLILGRIIQGLSAAAIMPSTLAIMKAYYEGEERQRALSFWSIGSWGGSGLASLFGGVVATNFGWRWIFIISIIIAIASMLLIKGTPETKSISNTQSKFDVPGLILLVLMMLSINIIITQSSALGFTSPLILGLIAVFIIATVTFINFEKRHENPLIDFKLFQSKPYTGATLSNFLLNSVAGVLIVANTFVQQGLGFNAYQAGLLSITYLIAVLVMIRIGEKVLQKVGAKKPMLLGTFINMIGIILISLTFLPSTIYIIVCIIGYLLYGLGLGFYATPSTDMAISNSPEDKVGAASGIYKMASSLGGAFGIALSGALYGAVAHATNVQTGAMVGLGLNIVMALLSFIIIVITVPSFKKEA, encoded by the coding sequence ATGGTTCAACAAGAAAATACACAACCTTATAAAGGGGATAATAAGTTAATACTCGGCATTGTGCTCGGTGTGATTACGTTTTGGTTATTTGCACAATCATTACTCAACGTCGTACCAACATTGCAAAACACATTTGATAGTAATATCGGAACAATCAGTACTGCCGTGAGTATTACCGCACTCTTTTCAGGAATGTTTGTTGTTGGAGCAGGAAGTTTTGCAGACAAGTTTGGTCGTGTTAAAACAACCTATATCGGTTTATGGCTCAGTATTATCGGTTCACTGCTCATCATCTTAAGTAACTTACCTGCTTTGTTAATTTTAGGGCGTATCATACAAGGGTTATCTGCCGCAGCAATTATGCCATCTACATTAGCAATTATGAAAGCATATTACGAAGGTGAAGAACGCCAACGTGCACTCAGTTTCTGGTCTATCGGTTCATGGGGTGGTTCTGGACTTGCTTCATTATTTGGTGGCGTTGTCGCAACAAACTTTGGATGGCGCTGGATTTTCATTATTTCAATCATCATTGCCATTGCTTCAATGTTATTGATTAAAGGCACACCTGAGACAAAATCAATCAGCAATACACAATCAAAATTTGATGTCCCTGGCCTGATTCTTCTTGTACTGATGATGTTAAGTATCAACATTATCATCACACAATCAAGTGCACTTGGGTTCACATCACCATTGATTTTAGGATTAATCGCCGTTTTCATCATTGCAACAGTTACATTTATTAATTTTGAAAAACGTCATGAAAACCCATTAATCGATTTTAAACTTTTCCAATCCAAACCTTACACTGGCGCAACATTATCCAACTTTTTATTGAATAGCGTTGCAGGTGTTCTAATCGTCGCAAATACATTTGTTCAACAAGGTTTAGGCTTTAATGCTTATCAAGCTGGCTTACTTTCTATCACATATTTAATAGCTGTCTTAGTCATGATTCGTATTGGCGAGAAAGTGCTACAAAAGGTAGGTGCTAAAAAGCCGATGTTACTCGGTACTTTCATCAATATGATTGGTATCATATTGATCTCACTTACTTTTTTACCAAGTACAATTTATATTATCGTATGTATTATCGGCTACTTGTTGTACGGTTTAGGGCTCGGCTTTTATGCTACACCATCGACAGATATGGCCATATCCAACTCACCTGAAGACAAAGTAGGTGCCGCTTCAGGGATCTACAAAATGGCATCTTCATTAGGGGGTGCATTCGGCATTGCATTATCAGGTGCCTTGTACGGTGCAGTAGCCCATGCAACTAACGTTCAAACTGGCGCAATGGTCGGTTTAGGTCTCAACATTGTGATGGCACTATTATCATTCATCATTATCGTAATTACTGTACCTTCATTCAAAAAAGAAGCCTAA
- a CDS encoding M20 family metallopeptidase, with protein sequence MIQTLIHTLKEKESRMIDIRRHLHQYPELSFHEKETPKYIADFYRDKDCTVETNIGPNGLKVTIDSGKPGKTIAIRADFDALPIQEATGLPFASKHEGVMHACGHDAHTAYMLILAETLIEMKEQFNGKVIVIHQPAEEVPPGGAQAMIKDGVLDGVDHVLGVHVMSHMPVGNIYYREGNVQTGRDFFNLKIQGKGGHGSSPHTANDSIVAGSYFVTALQTVVSRRLNPFETGVVTIGSFDGKGQFNIIQDSVEIAGDVRALTDTTKQTIKKEIKRLSDGLEAMYGVTCDLDYHDDYPALYNDPAFTQFVVSSIEEAETDAIQGIERCEPQPPSEDFAYYAKALPSTFIYAGAAPEDGEHYPHHHPKFDISEKSLRVAAEAVGITVLNYLT encoded by the coding sequence ATGATACAAACACTCATTCACACACTCAAAGAGAAAGAATCTCGCATGATTGACATTCGCCGTCATTTACATCAATATCCTGAATTGTCATTTCATGAAAAAGAAACACCAAAATATATTGCAGATTTTTACCGAGACAAAGATTGTACGGTCGAAACAAATATCGGTCCTAATGGCTTGAAAGTCACAATCGATAGCGGTAAACCCGGGAAAACAATTGCCATTCGTGCAGACTTCGACGCCTTACCAATTCAAGAAGCAACAGGGTTACCATTCGCTTCTAAACATGAAGGCGTGATGCACGCATGCGGTCATGATGCACACACTGCTTACATGCTCATCCTCGCAGAGACATTGATCGAGATGAAAGAACAATTCAACGGAAAAGTCATCGTCATTCACCAACCCGCAGAAGAAGTGCCACCGGGCGGAGCACAAGCAATGATTAAAGACGGCGTCCTAGATGGCGTCGATCATGTCTTAGGTGTACATGTCATGAGTCATATGCCTGTTGGTAACATCTATTATCGTGAAGGCAATGTTCAAACAGGTAGAGATTTCTTCAACTTAAAAATACAAGGAAAAGGCGGTCACGGTTCATCACCGCATACTGCCAATGATAGTATTGTGGCAGGGTCATACTTTGTTACTGCCCTTCAAACTGTTGTTTCAAGACGTCTCAACCCATTCGAGACCGGCGTTGTCACAATTGGTTCTTTCGACGGTAAAGGTCAATTCAATATTATTCAAGACAGCGTTGAAATCGCAGGTGATGTACGTGCATTAACTGATACGACAAAGCAGACGATTAAAAAGGAAATCAAACGTCTCTCTGACGGTCTTGAAGCGATGTATGGCGTTACTTGCGACCTAGACTACCACGATGACTACCCGGCACTTTATAACGATCCAGCATTCACACAATTTGTTGTGTCATCCATTGAAGAAGCTGAAACAGATGCCATTCAAGGTATTGAACGTTGCGAACCACAGCCTCCATCTGAAGACTTTGCTTATTACGCCAAAGCCTTACCAAGTACCTTCATCTATGCGGGAGCTGCACCTGAAGATGGTGAACATTACCCACATCACCATCCAAAGTTTGATATTAGCGAGAAATCATTACGTGTCGCAGCTGAAGCAGTCGGTATTACAGTATTAAACTATTTGACATAA
- a CDS encoding MFS transporter: MVQQDKTQTYQGDNKLILGIVLGVITFWLFAQSLLNVVPALQNTYHSNLGTISIAVSITALFSGMFVVGAGSLADKVGRVKITYVGLWLSVIGSLIIIVSNVPALLILGRVIQGLSAATIMPSTLAIMKTYYQGKDRQRALSYWSIGSWGGSGVASLFGGVIATNFGWRWIFIISIVVALASMVLIKGTPETKATHQSDYRFDVQGLILFVLMMLSINIVITQSGTLGFLSPIILSLILMFIVTTFLFVKVEKRKDTPLIDFKLFTSTSYTGATLSNFLLNGVAGTLLVSNTFVQQGLGLNGSQAGYLSITYLITVLAMIRVGEMVLQRVGARKPMLIGAMFNMFGILMISMTFLPSKMYIAVCVIGYLFYGFGLGFYATPSTDTAIANSPQDKAGAASGIYKMASSLGGAFGIALSGAVYGVVTNATNIHIGAMAGLGLNVFLALLAFIIIFVTVPKTQSHM; this comes from the coding sequence ATGGTTCAACAAGACAAGACGCAAACGTATCAAGGAGATAATAAGTTAATATTAGGGATTGTACTCGGAGTCATTACATTCTGGCTATTTGCCCAGTCGCTATTGAATGTGGTGCCTGCATTGCAGAATACGTATCATAGTAATCTGGGCACAATCAGCATTGCTGTGAGTATTACCGCACTCTTCTCGGGGATGTTTGTCGTTGGTGCGGGGAGTTTAGCGGATAAGGTTGGACGCGTTAAAATCACATATGTTGGCTTATGGTTAAGTGTCATCGGATCGTTAATTATTATTGTCAGCAACGTGCCGGCATTATTAATTTTAGGTCGTGTGATTCAAGGACTCTCTGCCGCTACAATCATGCCTTCTACTTTAGCGATTATGAAGACATATTATCAAGGTAAAGATCGTCAGCGTGCATTGAGCTACTGGTCTATCGGTTCATGGGGTGGCTCAGGGGTTGCTTCATTGTTCGGTGGTGTTATTGCGACGAACTTCGGATGGCGTTGGATTTTTATTATCTCAATTGTGGTGGCACTTGCGTCGATGGTATTAATCAAAGGGACACCAGAAACGAAAGCAACGCATCAGTCAGATTATCGCTTTGATGTTCAAGGACTTATCTTGTTTGTATTGATGATGTTGAGTATCAATATTGTCATTACACAAAGTGGTACGCTAGGCTTTTTGTCACCAATCATTTTAAGTTTAATTTTAATGTTTATTGTGACGACATTCCTTTTTGTCAAAGTAGAAAAACGTAAAGATACGCCATTAATTGACTTTAAATTATTTACATCAACATCATATACAGGTGCGACATTGTCGAACTTCTTATTAAATGGTGTGGCAGGGACGTTGCTCGTCTCTAATACTTTCGTTCAACAAGGACTCGGATTGAACGGTTCTCAAGCGGGTTATTTATCAATTACCTATCTGATTACTGTGTTGGCGATGATTCGTGTGGGTGAGATGGTATTACAGCGTGTTGGTGCGAGAAAACCCATGTTGATTGGTGCGATGTTTAATATGTTTGGAATTTTGATGATTTCAATGACGTTCCTACCAAGCAAAATGTATATTGCTGTTTGTGTGATCGGTTATTTGTTCTATGGTTTTGGTTTAGGTTTCTATGCGACGCCATCAACAGATACAGCTATTGCAAATTCACCGCAAGACAAGGCGGGTGCGGCATCAGGTATTTATAAAATGGCATCTTCGTTAGGTGGCGCATTTGGTATTGCACTATCAGGTGCGGTTTATGGTGTTGTAACCAATGCGACAAATATTCATATTGGTGCGATGGCAGGGCTTGGCCTAAATGTATTTTTGGCACTGCTTGCGTTCATCATTATCTTTGTTACAGTACCTAAAACACAATCACATATGTAA
- a CDS encoding Abi family protein produces MKYDSYRCLDYEKYETNTPIWFLIEYIQFGDLCCFIEFFYDRYHIEEYKELCKTVRFVKNIRNKAAHNTPILNNIVLTTQMAGKDKSVLITQFVKRLGISKNRLNKRLRNYNIHDMVAMLFVYDKIVMSPNMRKYRVQEFNQFMIRAKRNSDIYDERFVSVYNFFNDILDNY; encoded by the coding sequence TTGAAGTATGACTCTTATAGATGTTTAGATTATGAAAAATATGAAACGAACACACCTATATGGTTTCTTATTGAATACATACAATTTGGTGATTTATGCTGCTTTATTGAATTTTTTTATGATCGTTACCATATAGAAGAATATAAAGAATTATGTAAAACAGTTAGATTTGTTAAAAACATAAGGAATAAAGCTGCACACAATACTCCTATCCTTAATAATATTGTTCTGACTACTCAAATGGCTGGTAAAGATAAAAGTGTTTTAATAACACAGTTTGTTAAACGATTAGGTATTAGTAAAAATCGGTTAAACAAACGATTGAGAAATTATAATATACATGATATGGTAGCGATGTTATTTGTATACGATAAAATTGTTATGAGTCCGAATATGAGAAAGTATAGAGTCCAAGAATTTAATCAATTCATGATTCGTGCTAAAAGGAATAGCGATATATATGACGAAAGATTTGTATCTGTCTATAACTTTTTTAATGATATACTTGATAATTACTAA
- a CDS encoding Abi family protein: MLLSFKSLIFYMKFKGVEFNHINEFEAIKVLEYKNYYFKLNSYMDNYPKQTVKYQGQFVEKHQNVDFKNLLDLASLDMQLRYIIIKFCLDIEHSIKLNVMRSITNMSNDNEYEVVQLFFEYIKHYQTGI, translated from the coding sequence ATGTTATTATCATTCAAATCACTTATATTTTATATGAAGTTTAAAGGTGTGGAGTTTAATCATATTAACGAGTTTGAAGCTATTAAAGTATTGGAATATAAGAATTATTATTTTAAGCTTAATAGTTACATGGATAATTATCCTAAGCAAACAGTTAAGTATCAAGGTCAATTCGTAGAAAAACATCAAAATGTAGATTTCAAAAACTTGTTAGATTTAGCAAGTCTCGATATGCAATTAAGGTATATTATAATCAAATTTTGTTTGGATATTGAACACTCAATTAAGTTAAATGTGATGCGTTCGATTACAAATATGAGTAATGACAATGAATATGAAGTAGTACAGTTATTTTTTGAATATATAAAACACTACCAAACAGGAATATAA
- the rpsR gene encoding 30S ribosomal protein S18, whose product MAGGPRRGGRRRKKVCYFTANGITHIDYKDTELLKRFISERGKILPRRVTGTSAKYQRMLTTAIKRARHMALLPFVKDEA is encoded by the coding sequence ATGGCAGGTGGACCAAGAAGAGGTGGTCGTCGTCGTAAAAAAGTTTGCTACTTCACAGCAAATGGTATTACACATATCGACTACAAAGACACTGAATTATTAAAACGTTTCATTTCTGAACGTGGTAAAATTTTGCCACGTCGTGTGACAGGTACTTCAGCTAAATATCAACGTATGTTGACAACAGCTATCAAACGCGCACGTCATATGGCATTATTACCATTCGTTAAAGACGAAGCGTAA
- the ssb gene encoding single-stranded DNA-binding protein, producing the protein MINRVVLVGRLTKDPEYRTTPSGVSVATFTLAVNRTFTNAQGEREADFINCVVFRKQAENVNNFLFKGSLAGVDGRLQSRSYENQEGRRVYVTEVVCDSVQFLEPKSANQRHAQNSPNHGNDFQSYGQSFGGQQQGQNSSYQNNQPARNDNPFANANGPIDISDDDLPF; encoded by the coding sequence ATGATTAACAGAGTTGTATTAGTAGGTCGATTAACAAAAGATCCTGAATACAGAACGACACCCTCAGGCGTAAGTGTAGCGACTTTTACTCTCGCAGTGAATCGTACGTTTACGAATGCGCAAGGGGAACGTGAAGCAGATTTTATTAACTGCGTTGTTTTCCGTAAACAAGCTGAGAATGTTAATAATTTCTTATTCAAAGGTAGCCTTGCAGGTGTTGATGGTCGCTTACAGTCACGCAGTTATGAAAACCAAGAAGGCCGACGCGTCTATGTTACTGAAGTTGTTTGTGATAGTGTTCAATTCCTTGAGCCAAAATCAGCGAATCAACGACACGCACAAAATAGTCCAAACCATGGAAATGACTTCCAAAGTTATGGACAAAGTTTCGGTGGACAACAGCAAGGCCAAAATTCGTCATATCAAAACAATCAGCCAGCACGCAATGATAACCCATTTGCGAATGCGAACGGGCCAATAGACATTAGTGATGATGATTTACCATTTTAA
- the rpsF gene encoding 30S ribosomal protein S6: protein MRKYEVMYIVRPNIEEDARKAVVERFNGILASDGSEVLETKDWGKRRLAYEIEDFKDGYYYIVRIQTENNTATDEFQRLAKINDDIIRYIVVREDEEK, encoded by the coding sequence ATGAGAAAATATGAAGTAATGTACATCGTTCGTCCTAACATCGAGGAAGATGCACGTAAAGCAGTTGTTGAACGTTTCAACGGAATCTTAGCTTCTGACGGTTCTGAAGTATTAGAAACGAAGGACTGGGGTAAACGTCGCTTAGCTTACGAGATTGAGGATTTCAAAGATGGTTACTACTACATCGTACGTATCCAAACTGAAAACAACACAGCGACTGACGAATTCCAACGTTTAGCAAAAATCAATGACGATATTATTCGTTACATTGTTGTTCGTGAAGACGAAGAAAAGTAA